One region of Marivirga arenosa genomic DNA includes:
- a CDS encoding DsbA family protein produces MKKAKLLYFYDPLCGWCYGFSPVIKNLEEEYKETIQFEAISGGMVLGDRVKPLSEMKDYLKEAMPRLEEMTGVKFGEPYLKVLEEGSLILDSELPCIAMTVFKSMTNKSNIQFASTLQSTLYDKGISLNEVENYQSMAEKFDLPWEVFKAKLEDSTYKEKTYQEFQLGQQSGINGFPSVVLMVENQAYLIARGFRPENELKNVIEEILKKEEHTS; encoded by the coding sequence ATGAAAAAAGCGAAATTATTATATTTTTATGATCCTCTCTGCGGATGGTGCTATGGCTTTAGTCCAGTAATTAAGAACTTGGAGGAAGAATACAAGGAAACAATACAGTTTGAAGCAATTAGTGGTGGAATGGTATTAGGTGATAGAGTTAAGCCTTTAAGTGAAATGAAAGATTATCTTAAAGAAGCTATGCCACGACTAGAAGAAATGACTGGTGTGAAATTTGGGGAGCCGTATTTGAAGGTTTTAGAAGAAGGAAGTTTAATACTTGATTCAGAATTGCCATGTATTGCGATGACAGTTTTTAAATCCATGACCAATAAGTCAAATATCCAGTTTGCTTCAACTTTACAATCTACTTTATATGATAAGGGTATCAGCTTAAATGAAGTAGAAAATTACCAATCTATGGCTGAAAAGTTTGATTTACCATGGGAAGTCTTTAAAGCGAAACTTGAAGATTCCACTTATAAAGAAAAGACATATCAAGAATTCCAATTAGGGCAGCAATCAGGGATTAATGGTTTTCCTTCAGTAGTTTTAATGGTAGAAAATCAAGCGTATTTAATTGCCAGAGGATTTAGACCTGAGAATGAATTGAAAAATGTAATTGAAGAAATTCTGAAAAAAGAAGAGCATACTTCATAA
- a CDS encoding M23 family metallopeptidase: MRTLLSTLSFVIITLMVFQSASGQEKPISISYDKSTDGFEFYATNHEQVPYSVKINFQKLDNLKLDNANKELQFTVPPNSNEIKILELMKVTENQGTSFDFSYLYTIGDPSLKVDKDFPYLLPYKHGKKVRVGQGNNGSGTHKGINAIDFNLEIGDSIYAARSGIVVDVKEDSNKGGNGPQFEPFGNFIKVYHEDGTLGDYVHLVKNGSLVKKGDRIEEGQLIGISGNTGWSSGPHLHFMVTHNKNFQSITLPIKFLNYKQELFIPRESKSYYAFHPSKGKFEVEDEESFNEKEFETKMEMSQLRNKIEFTSEEYGEFYLVYVDNGMNNEMSGVLKINLNNLISTKDLPYKFTVPAKTKMYLLALKPDDASSSFGYQISGEFR; encoded by the coding sequence ATGAGGACTTTATTATCTACGCTAAGTTTTGTCATTATTACTTTAATGGTTTTTCAATCAGCTTCTGGGCAGGAAAAACCGATAAGCATAAGTTATGATAAATCAACTGATGGTTTTGAATTTTATGCTACTAACCATGAGCAGGTACCTTATAGTGTTAAAATCAATTTCCAAAAGCTTGATAACTTAAAATTAGATAACGCCAACAAAGAATTACAATTTACTGTGCCTCCCAATTCAAATGAAATTAAAATACTAGAATTAATGAAGGTTACAGAGAATCAAGGTACTTCATTTGACTTTAGCTACCTCTACACCATTGGTGATCCTTCATTGAAAGTGGATAAGGATTTTCCTTATTTATTACCTTATAAGCATGGTAAGAAAGTTAGGGTAGGGCAAGGAAATAATGGCTCTGGAACACATAAGGGAATCAATGCTATTGATTTCAATCTTGAAATCGGAGATTCAATTTATGCTGCAAGAAGTGGAATAGTGGTCGATGTTAAAGAAGATTCAAATAAAGGCGGTAATGGTCCTCAATTTGAGCCTTTTGGTAATTTTATAAAGGTGTATCATGAGGATGGAACTTTGGGTGACTATGTACATTTAGTAAAAAATGGAAGCCTTGTTAAAAAAGGAGATAGAATCGAAGAAGGTCAACTGATTGGAATTAGTGGAAATACGGGCTGGAGCTCTGGCCCCCATTTACATTTTATGGTGACACATAATAAGAACTTTCAAAGCATTACATTACCCATAAAGTTTCTGAATTATAAACAGGAGTTATTTATTCCAAGAGAATCAAAAAGTTATTACGCATTTCATCCTTCAAAAGGTAAATTTGAGGTAGAGGATGAAGAAAGTTTTAATGAAAAAGAATTTGAGACAAAAATGGAGATGTCTCAGCTTCGGAATAAAATAGAATTTACATCTGAAGAGTATGGTGAATTCTATTTGGTTTATGTAGATAACGGAATGAATAATGAAATGAGTGGGGTGCTCAAAATAAACTTGAATAATCTAATAAGTACTAAAGACCTACCATATAAATTCACTGTACCCGCTAAAACAAAAATGTATCTATTGGCTCTTAAGCCTGATGATGCATCATCTTCTTTTGGTTATCAGATTTCAGGTGAATTTCGATAA
- a CDS encoding porin family protein, producing the protein MKIALSFFILFLCLNFNLQSQSFIGIRGGVNIPDVNFSSFTGSRGPVITNFRAAYFLAPTYGVTYRHMQSDKIGVQADLNYTTKGWGQNTLDFTNTFITRIQYLELPIYLHWQFIGSKNFKVFVNAGVYVGWALSANQTIANDIDLIQNQIDYSLEDDNRGDFGIAAGLGVSYDFSIFILQLDGSFKSGFANILPVNHFTKENPNISTNQVPSAQISLLFPISK; encoded by the coding sequence ATGAAAATAGCACTCTCATTTTTCATACTTTTTTTATGTCTGAATTTTAACCTTCAGAGTCAGTCTTTCATTGGGATAAGGGGTGGCGTTAATATACCTGATGTGAACTTCAGCTCTTTTACGGGATCCAGAGGTCCAGTCATCACCAACTTCCGGGCAGCTTATTTTCTTGCTCCAACCTATGGTGTAACTTATCGCCACATGCAATCTGATAAGATTGGTGTCCAAGCGGATCTTAATTACACTACTAAAGGCTGGGGTCAAAATACATTAGATTTTACAAACACTTTTATAACTAGAATTCAGTATTTAGAGCTACCTATTTATTTGCATTGGCAATTTATTGGCTCTAAAAATTTCAAAGTATTTGTTAATGCAGGGGTTTATGTAGGTTGGGCATTAAGTGCAAATCAAACTATAGCCAATGATATTGACCTAATCCAAAATCAGATTGATTACAGTTTAGAGGATGATAATAGAGGGGATTTTGGCATAGCAGCAGGTCTTGGTGTCTCTTATGACTTTTCTATATTTATACTGCAATTAGATGGTAGCTTTAAGTCAGGATTTGCCAACATCTTACCAGTAAACCATTTCACAAAAGAAAACCCGAATATTTCAACTAATCAGGTTCCTTCAGCTCAAATTAGCTTATTGTTTCCAATTTCTAAGTAA
- the hemA gene encoding glutamyl-tRNA reductase, with the protein MKENFKAISLSFKNAPIEIREQVSLSDEAIGRLLNYFKEYTAVSDVMVLSTCNRTEVYYFSEEELSEDIIKLIGIEKGISDFESFKPYFEIINDHIKAVQRIFRVSMGLEAQVVGDIQISNQVKRAYQQSADLQLAGPFLHRLMHTIFFTNKRVVQETPFRDGAASVSYAATELVKTLTLDIKNPRVLVVGVGEIGEDVCRNLVGENRFSVKITNRTEEKAQQLAAECNFDVHPFTELWDGVDEADVIISSVGAPEPIFTKEKVDALDILSFKYFIDLSVPRSVSNEVEENPAALVYNVDSVRSKADEALEKRINAISQVEEIIEESMEEFNDWSKEMAVSPTINNLKNALEQIRQEEMARYLKDIEKEDCKIVDKVTKSMMQKILKLPVLQLKAACKRGEEETLIGVLNDLFNLEKDTAKK; encoded by the coding sequence ATGAAAGAAAATTTTAAAGCAATAAGTCTATCTTTCAAAAATGCTCCTATTGAAATAAGAGAGCAGGTTTCATTAAGCGATGAAGCTATAGGTAGATTATTGAATTATTTTAAGGAATATACAGCAGTTTCTGATGTAATGGTATTATCTACCTGCAACAGAACAGAGGTGTATTATTTTAGTGAAGAAGAATTGTCAGAGGATATCATTAAACTGATTGGTATTGAAAAAGGTATTAGTGATTTCGAATCATTCAAACCTTATTTCGAAATCATTAATGATCATATTAAAGCTGTTCAAAGAATTTTCAGGGTTTCCATGGGCTTAGAAGCTCAGGTTGTTGGGGATATTCAAATTTCAAATCAGGTTAAAAGAGCATACCAGCAATCTGCTGATTTACAATTGGCCGGTCCATTCCTGCATCGATTAATGCATACTATCTTCTTCACGAATAAGAGAGTAGTACAAGAAACACCTTTTAGAGATGGAGCCGCATCAGTATCTTATGCAGCCACTGAATTAGTTAAAACGCTTACTTTAGACATTAAAAACCCAAGAGTTTTAGTAGTTGGTGTTGGGGAGATAGGTGAAGATGTTTGTAGAAATTTAGTAGGTGAGAATAGATTTTCAGTTAAAATAACCAATAGAACAGAAGAAAAAGCACAGCAACTTGCTGCTGAGTGTAATTTTGATGTTCATCCATTTACTGAATTGTGGGATGGTGTTGATGAAGCAGATGTAATCATTTCATCTGTTGGTGCACCTGAACCAATATTTACAAAGGAAAAAGTAGATGCATTAGACATCTTAAGTTTTAAATATTTTATCGATTTATCTGTCCCTCGTTCTGTTAGCAATGAAGTAGAGGAAAATCCTGCTGCATTAGTTTACAATGTCGATAGTGTTAGAAGTAAAGCGGACGAGGCTCTAGAAAAAAGAATTAATGCTATTTCTCAGGTAGAAGAAATCATTGAAGAGTCAATGGAGGAATTCAATGATTGGTCAAAAGAAATGGCCGTTTCTCCTACTATCAATAATCTTAAGAATGCATTAGAGCAGATCAGACAGGAGGAGATGGCTCGTTATCTTAAGGATATAGAAAAAGAAGACTGCAAAATAGTGGATAAGGTAACCAAAAGCATGATGCAGAAAATCTTAAAATTACCTGTACTTCAATTAAAAGCTGCATGCAAAAGAGGAGAGGAAGAGACTTTGATCGGAGTATTGAATGATTTATTTAATCTTGAAAAAGATACTGCCAAAAAGTAA
- a CDS encoding NAD-dependent epimerase/dehydratase family protein — protein METNTILVIGANGQLGTELTSELRAIYGSTNVIASDIRAPKKAPLPNEPFEQLDVMDADSLAKIVDQYHVTEIYMLAAILSAKGEQNPIFAWDLNMQSLLNVLEVAREKKLSKIYWPSSIAVFGPNSPVDNTPQDCVMDPNTVYGISKLAGERWCAYYHEKYGLDVRSLRYPGLIGYKSLPGGGTTDYAVDIFHKALNGEDFECYLREDSYLPMMYMPDAIKATIDLMQAPADSITVRSSYNLGALSFTPKDIYEVIKKHHPDFKISYKVDYRQKIADTWPNSIDDSQAQKDWNWKPKFTLEDMVEDILKKLPAYEF, from the coding sequence ATGGAAACGAATACGATATTAGTAATAGGAGCAAACGGACAGTTAGGAACTGAGCTAACTTCAGAATTAAGAGCTATTTATGGGAGTACAAATGTTATTGCATCAGACATAAGAGCACCTAAAAAAGCTCCCCTTCCTAATGAACCATTTGAGCAGCTTGATGTAATGGATGCTGATAGCTTAGCTAAAATTGTCGATCAATATCATGTAACTGAAATTTATATGCTTGCAGCTATCCTATCGGCTAAAGGTGAGCAAAACCCAATCTTTGCCTGGGACCTAAATATGCAAAGTTTGCTTAATGTATTGGAGGTTGCCAGAGAAAAGAAATTATCTAAAATTTATTGGCCAAGTTCCATAGCTGTTTTTGGACCTAATTCTCCTGTAGATAATACACCTCAAGATTGTGTAATGGATCCTAATACGGTATATGGAATTAGCAAATTAGCCGGAGAAAGATGGTGCGCGTATTATCATGAAAAATACGGACTTGATGTAAGAAGCTTAAGATACCCTGGATTAATTGGATATAAATCTTTACCAGGTGGTGGCACTACCGATTATGCTGTTGACATCTTCCATAAAGCGTTAAATGGCGAGGATTTTGAATGTTATTTAAGAGAAGATTCTTATCTACCTATGATGTACATGCCAGATGCCATTAAAGCTACCATTGATTTAATGCAAGCACCTGCTGATAGCATCACTGTAAGATCAAGCTACAACTTAGGAGCTTTAAGTTTTACCCCAAAAGATATTTATGAAGTGATAAAAAAACATCATCCTGATTTTAAAATATCTTATAAAGTAGATTACAGACAAAAAATTGCGGATACCTGGCCTAATAGTATTGATGATTCTCAGGCTCAAAAAGATTGGAATTGGAAACCAAAATTCACTTTGGAAGATATGGTTGAAGATATTTTGAAAAAACTTCCAGCATATGAATTTTAA
- a CDS encoding M14 family metallopeptidase yields MRKIFILLLFISSQILIGQDIKSPAEMLGYKLGDKFTFHHQVVDYFKYLSESSDQMKLVQYGETYEGRPLYYAVISSVENLQKLDEIREANVAQTGLTGSQSSAANTAMVWLSYNIHGNEASSTEASMKTAYELLTGGMDSESWLENTVVIMDPCVNPDGRDRYANFYRRYGAKDFNPNLDAVEHDEPWPGGRPNHYLFDLNRDWAWQTQAESKARMKAYHEWMPHIHVDFHEQSINSPYYFAPAAEPLHEVITDWQKDFQTQIGQNHAKYFDQNNWLYFTRERFDLFYPSYGDTYPTFNGAIGMTYEQAGNGRAGLGALTNLGDTLTLKDRLEHHYTTGMSTIEIASKNASKLNNEFRKYFNRNINNPQDEFKSYVIKWDDRKKDDLKALLSFLESQKIEVGQLGKNQRISGYSYFNRSNVSYESNEMDLLISSYQPKSTLIQALFDPKPDYSDSLTYDITAWSIPYAYGLETIGVKTKLIPKSLEVEEFDSKQLLNAYAYGVKWNSFNSAQFLAEAMKRNIKVRVAYKNLKFDQVEFNKGSLIITRTNNETIYDLSEHLSEMSEEFDVEVYPISTGFADKIYDIGSTEIQFVKAPKIAVLMDEGVSSLAYGEIWHFFEQSLDYPINSIRTGSFNRVNLSDYDQIILPSGRYRDFSEDDVNRLKDFAKAGGKLIVMGSAVSLFADEEKGDLQSKEEEEKEEILAVYENAEREQLSSSIFGAIYDVTLDVSHPLAFGLDSQYFSLKTSGSAYEYLKNGWNVGVIKNSNSHIAGFAGFKANELQSESMVFGVESTGRGEIVYMMDDPLFRAFWYKGKMLMSNALFMVGND; encoded by the coding sequence ATGAGAAAGATTTTTATTCTTCTACTTTTTATTTCTTCACAAATACTGATTGGCCAGGATATTAAAAGTCCAGCTGAGATGTTAGGCTACAAATTAGGTGATAAGTTTACTTTTCACCACCAAGTGGTGGATTACTTCAAGTATTTATCTGAGTCTTCAGATCAGATGAAATTAGTTCAATATGGAGAAACCTATGAAGGCAGGCCTTTATACTATGCCGTTATTTCATCGGTTGAAAACTTGCAAAAGTTGGATGAAATAAGAGAAGCAAATGTAGCTCAAACAGGATTGACTGGTTCTCAATCAAGCGCTGCCAATACCGCTATGGTTTGGTTAAGCTATAATATTCATGGAAATGAGGCTTCTTCAACTGAGGCTTCAATGAAGACTGCTTATGAATTACTTACAGGAGGGATGGACAGTGAGAGTTGGCTAGAAAACACGGTTGTTATTATGGATCCTTGCGTAAATCCCGATGGTAGAGATCGATATGCGAATTTCTACAGAAGATATGGAGCAAAGGATTTTAATCCGAATTTAGATGCTGTAGAACATGATGAGCCATGGCCAGGTGGGAGACCAAACCATTATTTGTTTGATTTAAATAGGGATTGGGCTTGGCAAACACAAGCCGAATCAAAAGCTAGAATGAAGGCTTATCATGAATGGATGCCGCATATTCATGTTGATTTTCACGAGCAATCTATCAACAGCCCATATTATTTTGCACCAGCAGCAGAACCATTGCATGAAGTAATTACCGATTGGCAAAAGGATTTTCAGACTCAAATTGGTCAAAACCATGCAAAGTATTTTGATCAGAACAATTGGTTGTATTTCACAAGAGAACGTTTTGATCTCTTCTACCCTAGCTATGGTGATACTTACCCAACCTTTAATGGTGCAATAGGAATGACCTATGAGCAAGCAGGTAATGGGAGAGCTGGATTGGGAGCCTTAACTAATTTAGGAGATACTCTAACCTTAAAAGATAGACTTGAGCACCATTATACCACGGGGATGAGTACCATAGAAATTGCATCTAAAAATGCCTCAAAGCTGAATAATGAATTTAGAAAATATTTTAACCGTAATATAAATAATCCTCAGGATGAGTTTAAATCCTATGTGATTAAATGGGACGATCGAAAAAAGGATGATTTGAAAGCATTACTTTCCTTCTTAGAAAGTCAAAAAATTGAAGTTGGACAATTAGGTAAAAATCAAAGAATCAGTGGGTATAGCTATTTCAATAGATCGAATGTGAGTTATGAAAGCAATGAAATGGATTTATTGATTAGTTCATATCAGCCTAAATCTACTTTGATTCAAGCACTTTTTGACCCAAAACCGGATTACAGTGATTCCTTAACCTATGATATTACTGCATGGTCAATTCCTTATGCGTATGGACTTGAGACTATAGGTGTGAAAACTAAGCTGATACCAAAATCACTTGAGGTAGAAGAGTTTGATTCAAAACAATTGCTTAATGCTTATGCTTACGGAGTAAAGTGGAATTCTTTCAATTCAGCTCAGTTTTTAGCTGAGGCAATGAAAAGAAATATAAAAGTAAGAGTAGCTTATAAAAACTTGAAGTTTGATCAGGTTGAATTTAATAAGGGGAGTTTGATTATTACGAGAACTAATAATGAAACCATTTATGACTTGAGCGAACACCTAAGTGAAATGTCTGAGGAGTTTGATGTAGAAGTATATCCTATTTCAACTGGTTTTGCTGATAAGATTTACGATATAGGATCCACTGAAATTCAATTTGTAAAAGCACCAAAAATTGCAGTTTTAATGGATGAGGGTGTTTCCTCATTAGCTTATGGTGAAATTTGGCATTTTTTCGAGCAGTCATTAGATTATCCAATCAATAGCATAAGAACTGGCAGTTTTAATAGAGTAAACCTTTCTGATTATGATCAAATTATTTTGCCTTCTGGCAGATACAGAGATTTTTCTGAAGATGATGTGAATAGATTGAAGGATTTTGCAAAAGCTGGAGGGAAATTAATTGTAATGGGTTCCGCAGTTTCTTTATTTGCCGATGAAGAAAAAGGAGATTTACAGTCTAAGGAAGAGGAGGAAAAAGAAGAGATCTTGGCTGTTTACGAAAATGCAGAAAGAGAACAATTGTCAAGTAGTATCTTCGGAGCAATTTATGATGTGACGCTGGATGTTTCTCATCCATTAGCTTTCGGCTTAGATTCTCAATATTTCAGTTTAAAAACTTCAGGAAGTGCATACGAATATTTAAAGAATGGCTGGAATGTTGGCGTGATTAAAAATAGTAACAGCCATATTGCAGGATTTGCTGGTTTCAAGGCGAATGAATTACAATCAGAAAGTATGGTATTTGGAGTTGAGTCAACTGGAAGAGGCGAAATTGTTTATATGATGGATGATCCTCTTTTCAGAGCTTTCTGGTATAAAGGCAAGATGTTAATGTCGAACGCCCTTTTTATGGTAGGGAATGACTAA
- a CDS encoding VOC family protein, whose amino-acid sequence MSSKIISGIQQIGIGVSDVHAAFKWYRQNFGMSVPVFEEAAEAALMLPYTGGEPRSRHAILAINMQGGGGFEIWQYTSRTPEAPQFEPQLGDLGINIAKMKSKNVEATYELFNKRGLNVLGDLQNDPYGKPTFFVKDPWDNIFQIVTSDSWFQKRKTDLPGGPNGAIIGVTDIDKAKKLYSDILGYDTVFYDEEGVFEDLKGVPGGDKKVRRVLLRHSKPREGAFSPLLGASEIELVVALNRKPKKIFEDRFWGDLGYIHLCYDVNGMQALKEECESNGFPFTVDSANSFDMGEAAGHFTYIEDPDGALIEFVETHKVPIMKKIGWYLNLQKRDPKKPLPKFMLKAMGLSEVKD is encoded by the coding sequence ATGAGTAGTAAAATAATAAGTGGGATTCAACAAATCGGTATAGGTGTATCTGATGTACATGCTGCTTTTAAATGGTATAGACAAAATTTTGGAATGAGTGTTCCAGTATTTGAAGAGGCCGCTGAAGCAGCATTAATGCTTCCCTATACTGGTGGTGAACCAAGAAGCAGACATGCTATTTTAGCTATCAATATGCAAGGTGGGGGCGGTTTTGAAATATGGCAATATACCTCCCGAACTCCTGAAGCGCCACAGTTCGAACCTCAATTAGGTGACCTAGGAATCAATATTGCTAAAATGAAAAGTAAAAATGTTGAGGCTACTTATGAACTATTTAATAAAAGAGGATTAAATGTTTTAGGTGATTTACAAAATGACCCTTACGGCAAACCTACATTTTTCGTAAAAGACCCATGGGATAACATTTTCCAAATTGTAACCTCTGACTCATGGTTTCAAAAAAGAAAAACTGATTTACCTGGAGGACCAAATGGTGCCATAATAGGAGTAACAGATATAGACAAGGCTAAAAAGCTTTATTCTGATATATTAGGTTACGATACAGTATTTTATGATGAAGAAGGAGTTTTTGAGGATTTAAAAGGTGTTCCAGGTGGTGATAAAAAAGTTAGAAGAGTTCTTCTTCGCCACAGCAAACCAAGAGAAGGAGCATTCAGTCCATTATTAGGTGCTTCGGAAATTGAATTGGTTGTTGCATTAAATAGAAAACCAAAGAAAATATTTGAAGATAGATTTTGGGGTGACTTAGGATATATTCATTTATGCTATGATGTAAATGGTATGCAGGCACTAAAAGAAGAATGTGAGTCTAATGGATTCCCTTTCACTGTAGATTCAGCAAATAGTTTTGACATGGGTGAGGCAGCTGGTCATTTTACTTATATTGAAGATCCTGATGGTGCCTTAATAGAGTTTGTTGAAACGCACAAAGTTCCAATTATGAAAAAAATTGGTTGGTATTTGAATCTTCAAAAAAGAGATCCGAAAAAACCATTACCAAAGTTCATGCTGAAAGCAATGGGCCTTAGTGAAGTTAAAGATTAA
- a CDS encoding threonine aldolase family protein, translated as MDNMKAKPSFNSRRDFLKKLGLSSLPILLPGIGSAEDYSDNLFKRDNNKLINLVYDGLAYEPNDYIQKLQEINKSSSISADVYGTGGATQKLEEKLAELTGKEKAIYLPTGTMANQLAIKMLNAENTKVIVPENSHIYRDETDSAQSVHGKRLVPVQNNKAYYTAEELDETIQNIHQNEVFKSGIGTVVIENPVRRANGTAVPLATIQEIAAYCKSNAYKMHLDAARIHYAEAYQGVSLKEYAAPFDTVYISLYKYLNANGGAILCGDAELIDRMHHQIKILGGTMYQSWTNTAMALHYLDGITDRFKKLADTSKEIVKALNQLDEINISSIDNGTNIYELAFNSNIDIGHFVNELDNKHNIWLRPPNEDGQIRLSFNESILFRPADEIVGSIKSVLRA; from the coding sequence ATGGATAATATGAAAGCTAAACCATCATTTAATAGCCGCAGAGACTTTTTGAAAAAGTTAGGCTTATCAAGTTTACCAATCTTACTTCCAGGAATTGGTAGTGCGGAAGATTATTCAGATAATCTATTTAAAAGGGATAATAATAAGTTAATAAATTTAGTGTATGATGGCTTGGCATATGAGCCTAATGACTACATTCAAAAACTTCAAGAAATAAACAAATCCAGTAGTATTTCTGCAGATGTTTATGGTACTGGCGGAGCAACTCAAAAGTTGGAGGAAAAGCTTGCTGAATTAACGGGTAAAGAAAAAGCAATTTATTTACCTACTGGAACTATGGCGAATCAGCTAGCCATTAAGATGTTGAATGCTGAAAATACTAAAGTAATTGTTCCTGAAAATTCTCATATATACAGGGATGAAACTGATTCTGCGCAAAGTGTCCATGGAAAAAGATTAGTGCCAGTTCAAAATAATAAAGCCTATTATACTGCTGAGGAATTAGATGAAACCATTCAAAATATTCATCAAAATGAGGTTTTTAAAAGTGGGATAGGTACAGTAGTGATTGAAAACCCAGTGAGGAGAGCAAACGGTACAGCAGTTCCTTTGGCCACCATTCAGGAAATTGCCGCTTATTGTAAAAGCAATGCTTACAAAATGCATTTAGATGCAGCTAGAATTCATTATGCTGAGGCTTATCAGGGTGTAAGCTTGAAAGAATATGCTGCTCCTTTCGATACTGTATATATTTCATTGTATAAATACTTGAATGCGAATGGAGGAGCTATTTTATGTGGTGATGCTGAATTGATTGACAGAATGCATCATCAAATTAAGATATTAGGTGGCACTATGTATCAGAGCTGGACTAATACAGCGATGGCTCTTCATTATTTAGATGGAATTACTGATAGATTTAAGAAGTTGGCTGACACATCAAAAGAAATAGTGAAAGCACTAAATCAGCTAGATGAAATTAATATTTCTTCTATTGATAATGGGACTAATATTTATGAATTAGCTTTTAATTCTAATATAGATATCGGTCATTTTGTTAATGAATTAGATAATAAACATAATATATGGTTACGTCCACCGAATGAAGACGGTCAGATCAGACTTTCATTTAATGAAAGTATTTTGTTTAGGCCAGCGGATGAAATAGTTGGTTCTATAAAGTCAGTTTTAAGAGCATAA